The Vibrio agarivorans genome window below encodes:
- a CDS encoding LuxR/HapR/OpaR family quorum-sensing transcriptional regulator: MDSPTQKQDVGLTDKPKSRPRTRLSPQKRREQLMEIAMEVFACRGIGRGGHADIAEIANVSVATVFNYFPTREDLVDDVLQFVERKYSNFLSDSIDLDKHAKENLKCITDAIIQMVQEDCSWIKVWFEWSASTRSDVWPLFLSSNQTNLKLLQHMFKVAMERDEICDEHDANHIASLFHGILYSLFIQGNRIEKSDELNALADSYLNMLCIYKQEQ; encoded by the coding sequence ATGGACTCACCTACTCAAAAACAAGATGTAGGCTTAACGGACAAACCTAAATCTAGACCGAGAACTCGGTTATCGCCACAAAAACGCCGCGAACAGTTAATGGAAATTGCGATGGAAGTGTTTGCTTGCCGCGGTATCGGACGTGGTGGACACGCTGATATTGCTGAAATAGCAAATGTTTCTGTTGCAACCGTATTCAACTACTTTCCAACTCGAGAAGACTTAGTTGATGATGTGCTGCAATTTGTTGAGCGAAAATACTCAAACTTCTTATCTGACAGCATTGACCTCGATAAGCATGCAAAAGAGAACCTCAAGTGCATTACTGATGCGATCATCCAGATGGTTCAAGAAGATTGCAGCTGGATCAAGGTCTGGTTTGAATGGAGCGCATCGACACGCAGTGATGTGTGGCCGCTCTTCCTATCAAGCAACCAAACTAACCTCAAGCTGCTTCAACACATGTTTAAAGTAGCAATGGAGCGTGATGAAATTTGCGATGAGCATGATGCTAACCACATTGCTTCACTTTTCCATGGCATCTTGTACTCACTCTTTATTCAAGGCAACCGTATTGAAAAATCTGATGAGCTCAATGCCCTCGCTGATAGCTATCTAAATATGCTGTGCATCTACAAACAAGAGCAGTAA
- the hpt gene encoding hypoxanthine phosphoribosyltransferase — translation MKHKVEIMISEQAVQERIRTLGKEITEQYQGSEDLVLVGLLRGSFVFMADLARAINLTHQVDFMTASSYGNSMESSRDVKILKDLDDDIKGKDVLLVEDIIDTGNTLNKVKEILSLREPKSIRICTLLDKPSRREVDVPVDWIGFSIPDEFVVGVGIDYAQKYRHLPYIGKVIPL, via the coding sequence ATGAAGCATAAAGTAGAGATTATGATTTCTGAGCAAGCGGTTCAGGAACGCATTCGCACTCTTGGTAAAGAGATTACTGAGCAATACCAAGGCAGCGAAGATCTTGTTCTTGTAGGCCTTTTGCGCGGCTCATTTGTGTTTATGGCTGATTTGGCACGTGCCATCAACCTGACACACCAAGTTGATTTCATGACGGCATCGAGCTACGGCAACTCAATGGAAAGTTCTCGTGATGTAAAAATCCTGAAGGATCTGGATGATGACATCAAAGGTAAGGATGTACTGCTAGTGGAAGACATTATCGATACGGGCAACACGCTAAACAAAGTAAAAGAGATCCTGTCTCTACGTGAGCCGAAGTCGATTCGTATTTGTACGCTACTTGATAAGCCATCACGCCGTGAAGTTGATGTTCCAGTAGATTGGATTGGTTTCTCTATCCCTGATGAGTTTGTTGTGGGTGTGGGTATCGACTACGCTCAGAAGTACCGTCACCTACCTTACATCGGTAAAGTGATTCCATTGTAA
- a CDS encoding valine--tRNA ligase, which translates to MEKTYNPTSIEQALYQAWEEKGYFKPHGDTTKESYSIMIPPPNVTGSLHMGHAFQDTIMDTLIRAERMKGKNTLWQVGTDHAGIATQMVVERKIAAEEGKTKHDYGRDAFIDKIWEWKNESGGTITKQLRRLGASVDWDRERFTMDDGLSNAVQEVFVRLYEEDLIYRGKRLVNWDPKLHTAISDLEVENKDKKGHMWHFRYPLADGVKTAEGKDYIVVATTRPETMLGDTGVAVNPEDPRYKDLIGKEILLPLVDRRIPIVGDEHADMEKGTGCVKITPAHDFNDYEVGKRCKLPMINILTFDANIRNEAEVFCTNGEASDVYATDLPEEFQGMERFAARKAIVAKFEELGLLDEIKDHDLTVPYGDRGGVVIEPMLTDQWYVRAAPLAEPAVKAVEDGDIQFVPKQYENMYFSWMRDIQDWCISRQLWWGHRIPAWYDNDGNVYVGRTEEEVRANNNLAPVVVLRQDDDVLDTWFSSALWTFGTQGWPEQTEDLKTFHPSDVLVTGFDIIFFWVARMIMMTMHFNKDENGKAQVPFKTVYVTGLIRDENGDKMSKSKGNVLDPIDMIDGIDLESLVEKRCGNMMQPQLAKKIEKNTRKTFENGIEPYGTDALRFTLAAMASTGRDINWDMKRLEGYRNFCNKLWNASRYVLMNTEEHDCGMSLSAEERANLEFSLADKWIESQFELAAKEFNAHLDNYRLDMAANTLYEFIWNQFCDWYLELTKPVLWKGTEAQQVATRHMLITVLEKTLRLAHPVLPYITESIWQSVKPLVDGVEGETIMTQALPQFNEENFNAEIVEDIEWVKTFITAIRNLRAEYDIAPSKGLEVMIKVADEKDAARIEANKVVLNSLAKLDSLTVLAQDAETPACATKLVGKSELMIPMAGLIDKDAELARLDKEVKKTHGEIKRIEGKLGNEGFVAKAPEAVIAKEREKLVGYQETLAKLEEQKATIAAL; encoded by the coding sequence ATGGAAAAGACATACAACCCAACTTCAATTGAACAAGCTCTATACCAAGCTTGGGAAGAAAAAGGCTACTTTAAGCCACACGGTGACACGACGAAAGAATCATACAGCATCATGATCCCGCCACCGAACGTCACTGGTAGCCTACACATGGGCCACGCGTTCCAAGACACCATCATGGATACACTTATCCGTGCTGAACGTATGAAGGGTAAAAATACCCTTTGGCAGGTAGGTACTGACCATGCGGGTATCGCAACGCAAATGGTTGTTGAGCGTAAGATCGCAGCAGAAGAAGGCAAAACGAAACACGATTACGGTCGTGATGCCTTCATCGACAAAATCTGGGAATGGAAGAACGAGTCTGGTGGCACAATCACTAAACAGCTTCGTCGCCTAGGTGCATCGGTAGACTGGGACCGTGAGCGTTTCACAATGGATGACGGCCTATCTAACGCCGTTCAAGAAGTGTTTGTTCGTCTATACGAAGAAGACCTAATCTACCGTGGTAAACGTCTAGTAAACTGGGATCCTAAGCTGCACACAGCTATCTCTGATCTTGAAGTTGAAAACAAAGACAAGAAAGGCCACATGTGGCACTTCCGCTACCCTCTAGCTGATGGCGTTAAGACAGCAGAAGGTAAAGACTACATCGTAGTTGCAACAACTCGTCCGGAAACCATGCTTGGTGATACGGGCGTTGCAGTTAACCCAGAAGATCCACGCTACAAAGATCTCATCGGTAAAGAAATCCTACTTCCTCTTGTTGATCGTCGCATCCCTATCGTAGGTGATGAGCACGCTGACATGGAGAAAGGTACAGGTTGTGTGAAGATCACCCCTGCACACGACTTTAACGACTACGAAGTTGGTAAGCGTTGTAAGCTACCAATGATCAACATCCTGACCTTCGATGCCAACATCCGTAACGAAGCAGAAGTATTCTGCACTAACGGCGAAGCAAGCGACGTTTACGCAACTGACCTACCTGAAGAATTCCAAGGTATGGAGCGTTTTGCCGCTCGTAAAGCAATCGTTGCGAAATTCGAAGAGCTCGGCCTGCTAGACGAAATCAAAGATCACGACCTAACGGTACCTTACGGCGACCGTGGTGGCGTGGTTATCGAACCAATGCTTACGGACCAATGGTACGTGCGCGCTGCACCTCTTGCAGAGCCTGCTGTTAAAGCGGTTGAAGATGGTGACATCCAATTCGTTCCTAAACAGTACGAGAACATGTACTTCTCTTGGATGCGTGATATTCAAGATTGGTGTATCTCTCGTCAACTTTGGTGGGGTCACCGTATCCCAGCATGGTACGATAACGACGGCAACGTATATGTAGGCCGTACTGAAGAAGAAGTACGTGCAAACAACAACCTTGCACCTGTTGTTGTTCTTCGCCAAGACGACGACGTACTAGATACATGGTTCTCTTCTGCACTATGGACGTTCGGCACGCAAGGCTGGCCAGAGCAAACTGAAGACCTGAAGACATTCCACCCTTCAGACGTTCTAGTAACAGGCTTCGACATCATCTTCTTCTGGGTTGCGCGTATGATCATGATGACCATGCACTTCAACAAAGATGAAAACGGTAAAGCACAAGTACCATTCAAAACAGTTTACGTAACGGGTCTTATCCGTGACGAGAACGGCGACAAGATGTCTAAGTCTAAGGGTAACGTTCTTGACCCTATCGACATGATTGATGGTATCGACCTTGAGTCTCTAGTAGAGAAGCGTTGTGGCAACATGATGCAGCCTCAACTAGCGAAGAAGATCGAGAAGAACACACGTAAGACGTTTGAAAACGGTATCGAACCATACGGTACAGATGCACTGCGTTTCACTCTTGCTGCGATGGCTTCTACTGGTCGTGACATCAACTGGGACATGAAGCGTCTTGAGGGTTACCGTAACTTCTGTAACAAGCTATGGAACGCAAGCCGTTACGTGCTGATGAACACAGAAGAGCACGACTGTGGCATGTCACTGTCTGCAGAAGAGCGCGCAAACCTTGAGTTCTCTCTAGCGGATAAGTGGATTGAATCTCAGTTTGAGCTAGCAGCGAAAGAGTTTAACGCTCACCTAGACAACTACCGTCTAGACATGGCAGCGAACACGCTTTACGAATTCATCTGGAACCAATTCTGTGACTGGTACTTAGAGCTGACTAAACCGGTTCTATGGAAAGGCACTGAAGCGCAGCAAGTTGCAACTCGCCACATGCTGATTACTGTTCTAGAGAAGACGCTACGTCTTGCTCACCCTGTTCTCCCTTACATCACTGAATCAATCTGGCAGAGCGTTAAGCCGCTAGTAGACGGTGTTGAGGGCGAGACAATCATGACGCAAGCGCTTCCTCAGTTTAACGAAGAGAACTTCAACGCTGAGATCGTAGAAGACATCGAGTGGGTTAAGACGTTCATCACTGCTATCCGTAACCTGCGTGCGGAATACGACATTGCACCTAGCAAAGGCCTAGAAGTAATGATCAAGGTAGCAGACGAGAAAGATGCAGCGCGTATCGAAGCAAACAAGGTAGTTCTAAACTCTCTTGCCAAGCTAGATAGCTTGACGGTTCTTGCTCAAGATGCAGAGACGCCTGCGTGTGCAACTAAGCTGGTTGGCAAATCTGAGCTAATGATCCCAATGGCGGGTCTGATCGACAAAGACGCAGAACTTGCTCGCCTTGATAAAGAAGTGAAGAAAACTCACGGCGAAATCAAGCGTATAGAAGGCAAGCTAGGTAACGAAGGCTTCGTTGCCAAAGCACCTGAAGCGGTTATTGCAAAAGAGCGTGAGAAGCTAGTCGGTTACCAAGAGACCCTAGCGAAGCTAGAAGAGCAGAAAGCGACAATTGCTGCTTTATAA
- a CDS encoding DNA polymerase III subunit chi, giving the protein MPNATFYLAQEGSPQATVTGLIKYTVFLAQHFAKQGAKVYINANDKDQAETIAEALWQVEPSDFIGHNLVGEGPKYGTSIEIGHHGVKPLWNRQLVINLAENNTTFANKFNEVVDFVPCEEKAKQQARERYKIYRQAGYQLQTIAIENG; this is encoded by the coding sequence ATGCCAAACGCCACTTTCTACCTTGCCCAAGAAGGCAGCCCACAAGCGACAGTGACAGGGCTTATCAAGTACACGGTTTTTCTTGCACAGCATTTTGCCAAACAAGGTGCTAAGGTCTATATCAACGCGAATGATAAAGATCAGGCTGAAACCATTGCTGAAGCCTTATGGCAAGTCGAGCCTAGTGACTTTATTGGCCATAACTTAGTTGGTGAAGGGCCCAAATATGGCACCAGTATCGAAATCGGTCATCATGGGGTTAAGCCTCTATGGAACCGCCAACTGGTAATTAATTTGGCCGAAAATAACACAACCTTTGCGAACAAGTTTAACGAAGTGGTAGACTTCGTGCCTTGCGAAGAAAAAGCCAAGCAACAAGCGCGAGAAAGATATAAAATCTACCGTCAAGCTGGCTATCAGCTACAGACTATCGCAATCGAAAACGGTTAA